In a single window of the Littorina saxatilis isolate snail1 linkage group LG5, US_GU_Lsax_2.0, whole genome shotgun sequence genome:
- the LOC138967020 gene encoding calpain-9-like isoform X2, translated as MADPRRQYAGTTTGLMVQFLDFRLRDDGRSMPMVPPSQLWEDTTFDLQDAIPNPQIAQRVEWKRPGEISDHPQLFTDGTTRFDIGQGEAGTCWFLSMVASIAPHTRLVKEVVPDDAYPIATRAYRGVFHARFWRFGQWEDVYVDDRLPVLKGSKQLWGAHSASDPNEFWVALLEKAFARYHGSYKAVYGGQAGDAFIALTGGVAEMLNYEEDAHKAQKTFHRIRNALNSGTFAAAAVPGKFDKVLGLVGAHAYSVTGTAVVKGVSLIRIRNPWGNMEWKGAWSDGSGEWEGVSTSEVPRAVKDEGEFWICLDDFMIYFNEPTVCSLTPDFDQDGVSDSLNFVTNVYGEWRGETAAGFQNKLKNPRFKFTVPQSGSAEVPVVVQLIQRRESRTATNLFIRCDVFKVLDQTDQNATVQILGENTNSYINGDQTSFRYTLSAGTYLTLPSTKDAEQEKSFLIRVFSSVPLSNVSEFPSNRDLITSESTTVTSGGQNFPLDFVKTVNGAWKAGVNAGGQIAHRNTHATNPQLAFSVSQMMAVEIKLSQKDDGHRIPLALCLFPTGNAPMDIDAIYSMMGKQEAVLDTEGRPYTFVGNAPEIKATYMLKPGEYTLLVHTDEPDTEKPFTVVVMSSSPVEPRAYQTGL; from the exons ATGGCAGATCCGAGGCGTCAGTACGCCGGTACGACCACGGGGCTGATGGTCCAATTCCTGGACTTCAGGCTGCGAGATGACGGACGTTCCATGCCCATGGTACCCCCTAGTCAGCTGTGGGAGGATACAACCTTTGACCTGCAGGACGCCATTCCTAACCCTCAGATCGCCCAGCGCGTGGAGTGGAAACGACCAGGG GAAATCAGTGATCACCCTCAGCTGTTCACGGATGGCACCACACGCTTCGACATCGGGCAGGGGGAAGCCGGGACTTGCTGGTTTCTGTCCATGGTGGCCAGCATAGCTCCCCACACCAGACTCGTGAAAGAG GTTGTCCCAGACGACGCCTACCCCATCGCGACCCGGGCCTACAGGGGGGTGTTCCACGCAAGGTTCTGGCGCTTCGGACAGTGGGAGGATGTGTATGTGGACGATCGTCTGCCTGTCCTCAAGGGCAGCAAACAGCTGTGGGGAGCCCACTCCGCTTCCGATCCCAACGAGTTCTGGGTCGCGCTTTTAGAGAAGGCGTTTGCAAG ATATCACGGGAGCTACAAGGCCGTGTATGGAGGTCAGGCGGGAGACGCCTTCATCGCTTTGACAGGGGGCGTGGCTGAGATGCTAAACTATGAAGAAGACGCCCACAAAGCGCAAAAAACTTTCCATCGTATAAGGAACGCTCTGAACTCTGGAACCTTTGCCGCTGCTGCCGTGCCA GGGAAATTTGACAAAGTGCTGGGGCTGGTCGGTGCGCATGCTTACTCAGTGACAGGGACTGCCGTT GTCAAAGGCGTGTCTCTGATACGGATTCGCAACCCCTGGGGAAATATGGAGTGGAAAGGCGCATGGAGTGACGG AAGCGGGGAGTGGGAGGGCGTGTCCACCAGTGAGGTGCCACGTGCAGTGAAGGATGAAGGGGAGTTCTGGATCTGCTTGGATGACTTCATGATCTACTTCAATGAACCCACCGTCTGCTCTCTCACCCCTGACTTTGACCAAGACGGCGTGTCGGATTCCCTGA ATTTTGTGACCAACGTTTACGGAGAGTGGAGAGGAGAGACCGCTGCAGGGTTTCAGAACAAACTGAAGAATCCTCGCTTCAAGTTCACTGTGCCACAGTCAG GGTCTGCGGAGGTACCAGTGGTGGTGCAACTGATCCAGAGAAGAGAAAGCCGCACAGCAACCAACTTGTTCATCAGATGTGATGTCTTCAAG GTTCTGGACCAAACAGATCAAAACGCCACAGTGCAAATTCTTGGAGAGAATACAAACAGCTACATCAACGGAGACCAGACTTCATTCCGTTACACGCTGAGCGCTGGAACATATCTGACTCTTCCATCGACGAAAGACGCTGAACAAGAGAAATCTTTTCTCATCAGAGTGTTCTCGTCCGTCCCTCTCAGCAATGTTTC GGAGTTTCCAAGCAACCGGGATTTAATTACCTCCGAATCAACGACTGTGACGTCAGGAGGACAAAACTTTCCATTGG ATTTTGTCAAAACGGTGAACGGAGCGTGGAAGGCAGGGGTGAACGCCGGTGGACAGATTGCTCACAGAAACACTCACGCCACCAACCCCCAGTTGGCCTTCTCTGTCTCACAAATGA TGGCTGTGGAGATAAAACTTTCACAGAAGGACGATGGTCATCGTATTCCTCTTGCCCTCTGCCTCTTTCCG ACAGGCAACGCTCCCATGGACATCGACGCCATCTACTCCATGATGGGCAAGCAAGAAGCAGTTCTGGACACTGAGGGAAGGCCGTACACTTTCGTAGGCAACGCCCCGGAGATCAAGGCAACGTACATGCTGAAACCAGGAGAGTACACGCTTCTCGTCCACACTGACGAGCCGGACACGGAGAAGCCTTTCACTGTGGTGGTCATGTCTTCTTCTCCGGTGGAGCCGAG AGCTTATCAGACTGGACTGTAG